In Glandiceps talaboti chromosome 14, keGlaTala1.1, whole genome shotgun sequence, a single genomic region encodes these proteins:
- the LOC144445335 gene encoding monocarboxylate transporter 12-like, with translation MVGGVICSIGILLSSFATSVSMLCFTYGFLTGFGLGLVYSPSIGMLSFYFDRRYALANGLANMGSGFGIFIFPPILHLLIEQYGWRGAFLVLSALSANICVCSTVFREPKTDVTSCQGLHGDELASEKPSTSSNESTNIVHDTNQNLNDKTKSDICDRNEHTPANETRRQSHGKKRGQHTKYRIKKLLTMFELNLFRESGLFVLMFVSCFFQGLGLYMGVIYLLPRAESKDIASSRDNTFLVSIMGIFGIIGRGGHGFLLECKYITGPSLYAISLVIGGVVSLLSGFANTFVTYAAVSAMIGLTSGTYVPLVPVFLAEFTAKEKMTGALALCKLSLGAGLVGTPIAGWMYDSTRNYDYVFYFAGISLCVGGFMILLMPYLKRVETRRRTIIERGSNRDECHVNATFDERNENDVII, from the exons ATGGTCGGAGGTGTGATTTGCAGTATCGGCATTTTGCTCAGTTCCTTCGCCACATCAGTGAGCATGCTATGTTTTACATACGGATTTCTAACAG GTTTCGGATTGGGATTGGTATATAGTCCTAGTATAGgaatgttatcattttacttcGACCGAAGATACGCCTTGGCAAATGGTTTAGCAAATATGGGATCAGGTTTTGGTATCTTCATTTTTCCTCCAATACTTCACCTACTTATAGAACAGTACGGTTGGCGAGGTGCGTTCCTCGTTTTGTCAGCTCTCAGTGCGAATATCTGTGTCTGCTCAACCGTATTCAGAGAGCCGAAGACTGACGTAACGTCCTGCCAAGGATTACATGGAGATGAACTTGCAAGTGAGAAGCCATCAACCTCAAGCAATGAGTCCACCAATATCGTTCATGACACCAATCAGAATCTCAACGATAAGACGAAATCTGATATCTGCGACCGGAATGAACACACACCTGCAAACGAAACTCGGCGTCAGAGTCATGGAAAGAAACGTGGCCAACATACCAAATACAGAATTAAGAAATTGCTAACAATGTTTGAACTCAATCTATTCAGAGAAAGTGGTCTGTTTGTTTTAATGTTCGTCTCTTGCTTCTTCCAAGGATTAGGTCTCTATATGGGGGTGATTTATCTACTTCCCAGGGCAGAATCTAAAGATATTGCCAGCTCCAGGGATAATACTTTCCTTGTTTCCATTATGGGAATTTTCGGCATTATTGGGAGAGGAGGTCACGGCTTCTTGTTGGAATGCAAATATATCACAGGACCTTCATTGTATGCCATCTCTCTTGTCATCGGTGGGGTTGTGTCTCTCTTGAGTGGATTCGCTAACACGTTTGTCACCTATGCGGCTGTAAGTGCTATGATTGGTCTAACAAGTGGAACGTACGTACCCCTTGTTCCTGTTTTCTTAGCAGAGTTTACTGCAAAAGAGAAAATGACCGGAGCACTTGCCCTCTGTAAGCTGTCCTTGGGAGCAGGACTGGTTGGTACTCCAATTGCAG GTTGGATGTATGACTCCACGCGAAATTACGACTATGTCTTTTACTTTGCTGGTATTTCTCTCTGTGTTGGtggtttcatgattttacttATGCCGTATTTGAAGAGAGTTGAAACCAGACGTCGAACAATCATAGAAAGAGGTTCCAACAGAGATGAATGCCATGTGAATGCAACATTTGACGAAAGAAATgagaatgacgtcatcatttaa